AAGGGAGGGGGAACTCCTGCCCACCCCATGTCCTTGCCAGGTGAGGCGGAACCAGGACATGCAAGCCTAAAGTCTGTGTTGTCTTCCCAGGCACTGACTCACTGGCCCTGCCATGCCCACGCCACTGCTCCCGCTGCTGCTTCGATTGCTGCTGTCCCGCCTGCTGCTGCCTGCTGCCCGCCTGGCCCGCCAATACCTCCTGCCCCTGCTGCGCCGATTGGCCCGCCGCCTGGGCTCCCAGGACATGCGAGAGGCTTTGCTGGGCTGTCTGCTGTTCATTCTCAGCCAGCGACACTCGCCAGacgctggggaggcctcaagaatgGACCGcctggagaggagggagaggttaGGCCCCCAAAAGTGAGGCCACAAGTCCTGGCAGCAGCTGTATCCACAAAATGCTTTCTTTTGGAGTAGGATAATCCTGGCACCAGCACTGACCAAAGCCTGCCCAGTGGACAGAAGATATAGTGAGGGTTGTGCATGAGAGGGATCTGCCACAGACATGCCTCTCCACTCCTAACAGAAATGTCTTTCTGGAAGAATGCCTTGCATCTAGCACAAAACTGATTATTGCCCCTCTGTCCTCCAGCAGTTCCTCCCAAAGACCACTCCTAATCACCTCTGGCCTCAGGCGGGAGGGGAACTaacacccacccacccctgccctccCTGCAAATGGGAACATCAAGGTTCCCAGTGCTTAACTGAGGGACAAGTGACAATTTAGCAGAGAGGCAAGATTTGAATCCAGACCGTCTTCCAGACTCAGGACCTACCTTAAAATAATATCTGAGTTGCCTATGGAGGCAGACCTGCCTGCAAAGCCCAGCACtcagcaagtgctcaataaatatttgatttgaaTTCTTTCCATGGCTTTGAAAGTCTAATCACCCAGACTGCTGCTCTGCAAAACAGTTTAACCTGGCCTGGcagttggtgggggtgggggagaggagagATGGACAATTGTACAAGGGTTTATTTTGCTACCTATTCCATTGTGGTTTCAGTCCTCACAGCCTGGAAGTTGTTTCCCCCTGCTAAGTTTCGGTCAGTATGTCACACTGTGACCCAGAAATGGCTTGAGTCCATCTAGGAGGAAGTTTGCCTGGCTAGCTCACAGTAGGGAGGAAAATATCCTCCAGCGAGTTTGAGGACTTCTCAGCTAGTGGTGGTGGGAAGAGGGGTGATACGTTTGCTAAGAGACTGGGTGGGAGGCCACCCAGGGAGGCAGTGCAGAAATGCATCCCCTTGAGGGTCATCCCACCCTAGAAGAGACTAGGGGTGGGTGAGTTGCCTTAAGAACTGACTTCATCATTTCCTCCTCCCTAGTGGGAGGCCCCTCAGGGGTCAAATAAGAGCCTCAGAAGAGTCAACATGCTTAAGGAAACACAGTTAGAAAGTGCAGtctgggcagggcgcggtggctcacgcctgtaatctcagcactttgggaggccgaggcaggaggatcacctgaggtcgggagaccagcctgaccaacatggagaaaccccgtctctactaaaaatacaaaattagccgggcgtggtggcgtatgcctgtaatcccagctcctacggaggctgaggcaggagaatcgcttgaatccgggaggcggaagttgcagtgagccgagatcgcgccattgctctccagcctggacaacaagagcgaaactccgtcttaaaaaaaaaaaaaaaaaaaaagggttagaCACATTTGCATCCCAGCCTCCGGATAATTTGCTTATTGTTCCCAGGCAATAATCCTCTCTCTCTGGGTGACTGTTGGGCTCTATCTAGGTTCAGACGAGGACAGTGAGGAGTACAGGATCCAATTGGGATTCCAGTCCCCTCCCCACACCCGTCAGAAGGCTTGGTTGGGAAAGAAGTGAGCCCGAGCTATgcgccccacccccagccctgcggGGCTTTCTGCCTGCCACACGCCGTCCCTGCTCACTACCCCATCGGTTTCCTTCGGGAGTCTTCAAAGCCAGTGCACGTGCTCCCAGGTCTCAGGGAGGCGACCTagggggaggggcagagagaagGGGGTCCGAGCCCTTGGGCCCCTAACCCCGTCCCTTTCCGGAGCCTCGGGTGCCCAAAGGCGCCGGCCGCCAGTCCCAGGCCCGAAGGGCCCCTCCCACTGAGTCGGCTCTGGTCTCCCCGCCCCTGAGCCGCGAGGACTGGACGCAGCCGGCTGCGGAGCTCTGGGCGGGCGCTGGGGTCGCCTGTTGCAGCCTCTCTTCCGCCCGGCGGCCCACACCGGTCAGGCCCGGCGCGGGCTGCGCTCTCCAGCTGTGGCTATGGCCCTAGCCCCGAGATGAGGCGGGAGAGAACTAGGGGCCCGCAGGCCTGGGAATTTCCGTCCCCCACCAAGTCCGGATGCTCACTCCAAAGTCTCAGCAGGTgcgcggggcggggccgggggacctggcggggcggggtggggtgggggcgagGTCTGCGCCGTTCTCACGCTGCCGGGCGGGACAGGGGGCCAGTAGGGGGACCTGCTGGGCTACAGTGTCTCAGGGGAGTCAGAATCTTTGGTTTCTGGATGCGGGGCCACTTTTCTGGGCCCTCGAAGGCCATTATTAGATGACTGCCTCCCCAAACTCCCCAGCCACTTACAGATGTCCCAGGAACATAGGGTAGGGGGAAGAGGTCTGGAAAATTAGCCTAGAAGACCAGCCCAGACCTAACTGAACAAAGAATTTAGTCTTCTCGAACCCCGAGCCAGTACCCACCCTGTGAACACACCTGTCTTTACTTAAAAAATCTTGATGTTTTATTCATCatgtagtctttaaaaaaaaacaaaaaccgagtctcgctctgttgttcaggctggagggcagtggtgcgatcacagcctactgcagcctcgacctcatggactcaagccatcctcccacctcagcctcccaaaatgccaggaccacaggcatgcgtcaacatgctcagctaatttttttttttttttttttttttttaagagacagagtctccctgtgttgcccaggctggtcttgaactcctaagctcaagtgattcttctaccttggcctcccaaagtgctgggatgacagacgtgaacCGCTGCACTTGGCATCATGGAGTCTTGATTTGTAGACATTGCATTAAAACTTATTTTGgtaagggctgggcgcggtggctcacgcctgtcatcccagtgctttgggaggccaaggcgggcggatcacaaggtcaggagttcgagaccagcctgaccaacgtggtgaaaccccgtctctactaaaaaaaaaaaaaaaatacaaaaattagctgggcgtggtggcacgtgcccgtaatcccagctactcaggaggctaaggcaggagactcgcttgaacccaggaggtggaggttgcagtgagccaagatcacgccactgcactccagcctgggtgacagagtgagactccatcttaaagaaaagaaaaaaaaaaaaaacttattttgatTACGTTAAAAtgtatctttgtttgtttgttttttcagacaaggtcttgctctgttgcccaggctggagtgcaatggcaggatgatggctcactgcagcctcgccctCCCGGGCTCTAGTGaacctccggcctcagcctctggagtagctggaaccacaggctcgagccaccatgcctggctaatttattttaaatttttttgtagagatggggtctcactgtgttgcccaggctagtcttgaattcctgggctcaagtgatcctcccacctcggcctccaaaagtgctgagatttcaggcatgagccaccactcctggcctaaaatttatCTTGATTCATGAGTTTTTTTGGCTCCCCCTTACATTTTACACCCCTGGCAAGTGCCTCACTGGCCTCTCCCTAGTCCCAGCCCTGTCACAAGGCCATGGAGATACAGTCACAAACACAACTGAGAACACAGACAGTCATGAGACATGTGCTGGTTACCAACCCCCAGGCCAAGCAAACACAGTTCCAGCAAACACACATGACTTGTTGGTGACAGCTGAGAGGACACATGCCTGGGGAGAGAGAGGACTGTGTGTGAGGTGGTGAGGCATGCATGGGGCCTGCCAAGTTGGGGAGGGAGTCTGGGCCAAGCCACGGTCCCATATAGGGTGGTGAATAAGGTGTAGAGTAGAGGTGCAGCAGGACCAacccttcccaccccaccccttcgACAGGGACCTGAGGGAgctcagggagggagagaagccaGAAGACCAGGCAGAGACTGAAGAGAGCTGGCAAGGCCTGGCTAGAAAAACTCCAGGCAAGGCCTGTGTAAGTTGGGGCTCCCAGGCTGTCCAGCAGGGGGCCCTGGCACCCAGCAACCTCTGCTTGGGAGGTGGCTACAGAGGGGTGTGGGTGTTGGCTAGGGGCCCAGCAGGATGGATGCCAGATGGACTTCTCTCCAACAATAACAGCCCTGGCTGTTGCCATCCACCGAGCTGGCAGGGCCCCAGTTTGGGTGGGGAGAGGAACCAGCCTTTCCCAGTCTGGCCTGAGACCCTCACCACTTCCCTCCAGTTTTCTTCCACCTCCAGCCCCCTCTGTACACAACTGCAGCCACTGGCCACCAGCCTTGCCATGCCTGGCAGATCTTCTGACCACTAGCCCTGCCACCCCCACAGACCCAGAGACCAGGAAAGGAGGGTGGGGAGCAAGGAAGGGGGCCAaggcagaggggagaggagggctaggagaggaagagagagagactggaaaaACATGAGGGCAGGAATTAGGGGGTTGTGGACAGACATGAAGCCACTCTCAAGTCATGGGTCTGTGCCTAGAAAAATACCACCTAAACccatcttcctgccctctggttaGGGCTGGCGGGgatgtgggggatgggggtggggtgggggagggttgGGAAGGAATATGTGTGTCATCTCTGTGGGGCATGGAAACAGAAGGCTGGGGACACCCATTCTGGAGTAGCTTGGGGAGAGCCACTGACCCTAATTAGAAAAGCCACCTCTCTCCTTAGggccctgtctgtttctctggggACAGGGTAGGACTACCTTATCCCTATGATGTGAGGTACTGCCAATTGTTAATCAGTGTCTGTGGCTTCTCTAGGGGACAAGCCCTTCGGGTCAGTGGGCATGGGGTGGGCAGCGTGGGTTGGATTTTCTCCTCAGGACCTTTCCAGCCTTAGGATCATCCTCTAGCACTGAGTACTGCTGGAAGGGCAGGgagtgccccccaccccaccccatttaTTGCCCGAACAAAGAGAGGGCCTCCCTCCCCGTCCCTTGGAGGGCCTTGCTGGACCACCCCTCAGCACGCCCACACCTTCCTCCTTAGCTAGTGGAAGACGTACTCAGCAAGGCTTCCGCCTCTCAGGATGGCTGGGACAATAGGATTCACTGAGGATATAAGGCTGTTCCTGGCTTTTTCTCTTCCCATTCccacctgtgcctcagttttccaaagtgctggatttagaAAGGGTGAATTATGAGGGAGCTGGAGGGCTTTGCCCCGTCCCCCTCCGCGCGCACACACAAGCACAGGCAGAGGCACATACCCCCTCCAAGTCAAAGTTGTGGGTGGGGTGGTGTTTGCGCGTCTGTGGCTGGGACTGGATGTGTCAGGGATGGGAAAACCCATCATGCTGGTCACAGAAAATGGGCGGTGGGGACAGAAGCAGTtttgaaggaaaagaagaggagggGGACTGAAAGAAAGAAGGGGGCGTTGAAAGGGAGGGCGCTGGGAGGAAAAAGGTGCAGTGTGGAGGAAGCGCGGCGTGGGCAGGGCTTGGGAAGGGATAACGGAATATCTGAGGTGGAGTGGGCCGTGGGGCGTCGGGGCCGGTCTGAGCAGCCCCGGGTTTAGGTGGTATTTTTCTAGGCACAGCCCCATGACTTGAGAGGGGCTTCATGTCTGTCCACAACCCCCTAATTCCTGCCCTCATGTTTgtccagtctctctctcttcgTCTCCtagccctcctctcccctctgcctTGGCCCCCTTCCTCGCTCCCCACCCTCCTTTCCTGGTCTCTGGGTCTGTGGGGGTGTGTAAATGGAAAAGTCCCGAGATGAATTTTATGGGAGTCTGCGCAGGTCCTTAATGTGTGGCTGTACCCTCCAGCCCCATGTACCCCACACGATGGACAGACAGCCTTGGTGTGGCAGGGCCCAAAGAGGTCCTATCTACCGAAATAACACGACCAGGCGGCCCTGGGGGCGCAGGGGCTCGGGGTGGGAGCGGCGGAGCGCGCGGAGTCGCCGCGGGGTGGCAGGGgtgggccgggggcggggccgcggGCGTCGGGGAGGTGGCAGTGGGCGCAGGGCGGGGCGGGCTCAGCGGAGGGCGGGTTTGAATGTGCCCCGGCGGGAGAGGGAAGCTGCAGCGAGAGCGCGCGGATCTCAGCGCGGGAGCAGTGCTTCTGCGGCAGGTGCTGCCCGGGGCCGGGGACTGGGGACTGGGGACTGCCGAGGCGGAAGACGCCGCTGCCCGCCTGCCACGGAGGGCAGGGAGGCCCGGCCTGACGGCTCCGCAGCCCGGAGAAGGGACGCCGGGTGGGGTCCCAGTGCGGAGCGTGCGGAGCCGCGCAGCACGTGGCGCGCACGGGCCAGGGAGCCTGAGGACCCTGCGGGGACCGGGACCCAAGCTGGGCTGGGCGGCCTGGCTCCCGGGCCTAAAACAGGCTGCGGTCACGTTGACCTCCGCAAGGGGCAGGCGAGTGGACGGGTGATCCCCATCGATCTGGTCGGTATCAGGGAGGGGCCGTGCCGCTGACTGCGCTGGCGGAGGGGtatggggatggggatggaggCTCGCGAGCGGAGGTGCGGGGCTGTCTCTTTAACCCCGGTCTTTTACTGGCTAAACTCGTATCCCTGGCGTCTCCTTCCTGCGCACGTCCTCATTTACTGATTTACTGTGAGGGTATATGAGAGGGTGAAGATACACAGTCCTCGGCTTCGCTTACCAGGAGAGAGCAGTCGTAGGGCAAGGCTGGCTCCAACCCTGCCCTCACACCTCTAGgggtctctctgcagccctgTGGTAGTCCCTTTGCCTACTCCTCTCGGTGGCCTCCAGACCCTCCAACTTTCCTCCTGCTTGTGTAAGCTCCCCATGCCAGGATGTGTGTGATGGGGCGGGGCTGAGCTGCCTGACACTCAAGTCAGGCTGGGAATGATCTTGGTCTCCACCTCATTTTTCCCTTTAGTTGAATGAGAgttccccccacctcccagtcTACAGGGCTGAGAAGCAGCTTTTATACCTCTCTCCATTCCAAAAGGAGCTTGAACATTTAATATGGATTCTAGCTCCTCCACTCACCAGCTCTGTGACTTCAGGCAAGTGACTCAACCCCTCTGAACCTCAGCTGGCCCCATCTATTCAGTGCTAGTACTAGCTTAGGGGTGGTTGTGAAGAAAAGACAAGAGATCTGCAGGTAGTGGCTAGCCCCATATGAAATCCTGGGAGTGGAGAATTGCAGGAGAGGTGTTGGGAGTCTGGAGGCAGGGAGGTACTCAATTTGGTGGCTGCTTTCAGGGGCCCACCTCAGCAGGCCAAGGCATAGTTGGAGGGACACCAGATGCTCTGAGCTGGTATCAGATCCCTGTTTGCCGCTGGGCAAAGGCAGACAAAAGCAAAACACGAAGGCTGGCCAGCTGAATGTTAGGATATGGGCAGGAGGAGAGGGCTGGAGTTGAATTGTGCCCAAGACTGGTATGGGAACTCCTGAGAACAGAGAGAGCAGGGGTGTAGCAGGGGGCCAGGGAAGAAATAAATACTTCTTCTCTAAGCCTAAGCCAGTTTTACCCAGGAGAACAGGAGCTATTCTCCCCACCCTAGGCCCCCATCTGCTTTGAAGCTACACCTGCTCTTAACTGCCAGGAATCTTGCCTGTGGGGTGGAGTACAGGGTATGCGGGTATGAAGTAAGAACCTAGAGGAAGAGTCCCTACTACCTAATAGAAAACCTGAGACCTAggcagggctcagtggctcatgcctgtaatcccagcactttgggaagccaaggtgggtgggtcacctgaggtcgggagttcgaaaccagcctggtcaacatggtgaaaccccgtctctactaaaaatacagaaatcagccaggggtggtggcaggagcctgtattcccagctacttgggaggctgaggcaggagaatcacttgaacctgggaggcagaatttgcagtgagccgagatcgtgccattgcactccagcctgggcaacaggagcaaaaactccgtctcaaaaaaaaaaaaaaagaaaaaacctgagaCCTGAggctttcccccacccccactccagtAATGCCCTCTTGCCTTCATCTctctagaaaatgtaaatatgatTATTCACCCCTCGtgcctaggacagtgcctggctaGCATGCACAggtcctcagtaa
This DNA window, taken from Pan paniscus chromosome 5, NHGRI_mPanPan1-v2.0_pri, whole genome shotgun sequence, encodes the following:
- the MYMX gene encoding protein myomixer, with translation MPTPLLPLLLRLLLSRLLLPAARLARQYLLPLLRRLARRLGSQDMREALLGCLLFILSQRHSPDAGEASRMDRLERRERLGPQK